One part of the Rutidosis leptorrhynchoides isolate AG116_Rl617_1_P2 chromosome 1, CSIRO_AGI_Rlap_v1, whole genome shotgun sequence genome encodes these proteins:
- the LOC139879257 gene encoding protein IQ-domain 26-like: MGRATRWLKALFGIKKTTVSDDRKDNVPSCIGFSRATISLPEKPTYPIHSQDEQNRHAIAFAAATAAAADAAVSAAQAAVAVVRLTSQGVFSGGGRENLAAIKIQSLFRGYLSRKALRALRGLVKVQALVRGYLVRKQAAATLRSMEAMVRAQSSICAHNYHHAINNFQDSKEGFDESRSEYTRSSHSKRLSPAFDTSQIDESPKIVEIDPGRPKSRSRRTNTWDWAPGYIDNPNAQTFPSPMRHRSPARLPIPSSQTHEFEWAPHIRPNQCRPVSPSKSVCTDGSSSNRSYMANTKSFNAKLRSQSAPRHRPEFGLGHKKKVSLNEMMESRNSVSYGMKVRRSSSQAQEANSFNNAIMDRLGGYSDIRW, translated from the exons ATGGGCAGAGCAACACGGTGGCTCAAGGCTTTATTCGGTATTAAAAAAACTACAGTCTCTGATGACCGGAAAGACAACGTTCCGTCTTGCATTGGTTTCTCACGTGCCACAATTTCTTTACCGGAAAAACCAACTTACCCCATTCACTCACAAGATGAACAAAACCGTCACGCAATTGCGTTTGCTGCTGCCACCGCCGCCGCAGCTGATGCCGCTGTTTCTGCCGCTCAAGCAGCCGTCGCCGTCGTTAGGTTGACTAGTCAAGGCGTGTTTTCCGGTGGTGGTCGGGAGAATTTAGCCGCTATCAAAATTCAATCATTGTTTCGTGGATACTTG TCAAGGAAAGCATTAAGGGCATTAAGGGGATTAGTGAAGGTTCAAGCATTAGTTAGAGGATATTTGGTGAGAAAACAAGCAGCTGCTACATTGCGTAGTATGGAAGCTATGGTGAGGGCGCAATCTAGCATTTGTGCGCACAATTATCATCATGCCATCAACAATTTTCAAGATTCAAAA GAGGGATTTGATGAGTCAAGGAGTGAGTACACAAGATCTTCACATAGCAAAAGGCTGTCACCTGCTTTTGACACTTCCCAAATTGATGAAAGCCCAAAAATAGTGGAGATTGATCCAGGGAGGCCCAAGTCAAGATCTAGAAGGACCAACACATGGGATTGGGCACCGGGTTACATTGATAATCCAAATGCCCAAACCTTCCCTTCACCTATGCGTCACCGATCTCCAGCCCGTTTACCCATACCCAGTTCACAAACCCATGAGTTTGAGTGGGCCCCACATATCAGGCCCAATCAGTGTAGGCCAGTCTCTCCATCTAAGAGTGTGTGTACGGATGGGTCGTCGAGCAACCGTAGTTACATGGCTAACACAAAATCATTTAATGCTAAGTTAAGGTCTCAAAGTGCGCCAAGACATAGACCTGAATTTGGACTCGGGCACAAAAAGAAAGTGTCACTAAATGAGATGATGGAGTCAAGAAATAGTGTAAGTTATGGGATGAAAGTGCGAAGATCAAGCTCACAGGCCCAAGAAGCAAATAGTTTCAATAATGCAATCATGGATAGGCTTGGTGGGTACTCTGATATTAGATGGTGA